Below is a genomic region from Catenuloplanes atrovinosus.
CAGCGAGCCGAACCCGTCGTTGCCGTGCGCCATCGGGACCAGGCCGGCCGCCACCGCCGCCGCCGCGCCGCCGGACGAGCCGCCCGGCGTACGCGTCAGATCCCAGGGGTTGCGGGTCGGCCCGTCGGAGTCGTCGGTGAGCGCGAACACGCCCAGCTCCGGCATGCGCGAGGTGGCGACCACGATCGCGCCCGCGCCGCGCAGCCGGCGGACCACCTCGTGGTCCTCCTCCTCGATCGGGCCGCGCGCCGCCGCCGAGCCGTGCCAGGTGGGCAGGCCCGCGATCGCGGTGTTCTCCTTCACCGCCACCGGCACCCCGGCCAGCGGCAGCCGGGTCAGATCGTGCTGCTCGTCGACCTTCTCCGCCTCGGTCGCGGCCTCACCGCCACGGACGATCCGGAACGCGCCGAACAGCGGCTCCCGCGCGGCGATGTGCTCGAGGTGATCGGCGACGACCTGGGTGGCGGACGTGTCCCCACGGCGCACGCCGCGGGCGATCTGCTTCGCCGTGGCGCCCACCCAGTTAGGCACCGGCTCCGGCATGGCCCCTCCCCTGTAGTGAGGCCCTCCCGCGGGAGGGCCCCCGAAATCGATCAGCTGAGCGCCGCTTCGAGATCCGCGAGAAGATCGTCGACGGTTTCGATGCCGACCGACAGTCGCACGAGATCGGCGGGAACTTCAAGCGGTGATCCGGCCGCGCTCGCGTGCGTCATCCGGCCGGGGTGCTCGATCAGGGACTCCACGCCGCCCAGCGACTCGGCGAGGATGAACAGCTTGGTGCGGTTGCAGATCCGCTCCGCCGCCTCCGGGCCACCGGCCGCGCGGAACGAGATCATCCCGCCGTACCGGCGCATCTGCTTGGCGGCCACGTCGTGGCCCGGATGCGACTCCAGCCCGGGGTAGATGACCTGGGCGACCGCGGACTGACGGGTCAGGAACTCGGCGATCCGCTCCGCGTTGTCGCAGTGCCGGTCCATCCGTACGCCGAGCGTCTTGATGCCGCGCAGGGTCAGCCACGCGTCGAACGGGCCGTTGATCGCGCCCATCGCGTTCTGGTGGAAGCCGATCTGCTCGGACAGCTCCGGGTCGTTGACCACCAGCGCGCCCCCGACCACGTCGGAGTGCCCGCCCAGGTACTTCGTGGTCGAGTGGACCACCACGTCCGCGCCGAGCGCGAGCGGCTGCTGCAGGTACGGCGAGGCGAACGTGTTGTCCACGACCAGCAGCGCCTCCCGCTCGTGCGCGACGGCCCCGAGCGTGGCGATGTCCGCGATGGACAGCAGCGGGTTGGTCGGCGTCTCCACCCAGATCATCCGGGTGTGCGGCGACATCGCGGTGCGGACCACGTCCACGTCCGTGATGTCCACGGCCGACCAGCTCACCCCCCACTGCTCGGCGACCTTGGCGAACAGCCGGAACGTGCCGCCGTACGCGTCGTTCGGGATGATCACGTGGTCGCCCGGCCGCAGCACCGCGCGGAGCAGCGTGTCCTCGGCGGCGAGCCCGCTGGCGAAGGTGAACGCGCGGCGCCCGCCCTCGGTCGCGGCCAGGCACTCCTGCAGCGCGTCCCGGGTCGGGTTGCCGGAACGTGCGTATTCGTATCCCAGTCGCGGTGCGCCGACCGCGTCCTGGGCGAACGTGCTGGTCTGGAAGATCGGGGGCACCACCGCACCGGTGCGCGCCTCCGGGTCCTGGCCCGCGTGGATCGCGAGCGTTTCAAAGCCGTGCGTCATCCGGCTAACGCTAGTCTGCCGGGATGGCGGAGTGCGTGTTCTGTGCGATCGTGGCGGGCACCACGCCCGCGACCGTGGTGGCGGACACGCCGGACGGGGTGGCGTTCCTGGACACGCGGCCGGTCTTCAAGGGGCACGTGCTGGTGGTGCCGCGCCCGCACGTACCGGTGCTGACCGATCTTGATCCTGCCGCGGTGGGCCCGTTCTTCCAACTGGTACGGCGGCTCGCGGCGGCGGTCGAGGGCGGCCTGGGCGCCGGCGGCACGTTCGTGGCGATGAACAACCGGGTGTCGCAGTCGGTGCCGCACCTGCACGTCCACGTGGTGCCGCGCACCAAGGGCGAC
It encodes:
- a CDS encoding HIT family protein, encoding MAECVFCAIVAGTTPATVVADTPDGVAFLDTRPVFKGHVLVVPRPHVPVLTDLDPAAVGPFFQLVRRLAAAVEGGLGAGGTFVAMNNRVSQSVPHLHVHVVPRTKGDGLRGFFWPRTRYSSAEEASGYAGRIGRALAG